In Pseudomonas sp. ADAK18, a single window of DNA contains:
- a CDS encoding ABC transporter permease, with protein MLTLSPLGRRRWARFKTHRRGWWSLWLFLGVFALSLGGELVANDKPLLVSYQGQWFFPAFKRYVEQDFGGELPFQPDYRSAQVKQLIEGQGGWMLFPPIAFGFDTANFDLTQPAPSPPSGENWLGTDDQARDVLARVIFGTRISLLFALALTALSAVMGIAAGALQGYYGGWIDLLGQRLLEVWSGLPVLYLLIILSGFVEPNFWWLLGIMALFSWLSLVDVVRAEFLRSRGLEYVKAARALGVGDGQVMWRHILPNAMSATLTYLPFILTGAIATLSALDFLGFGMPAGSASLGELISQGKNNLQAPWLGLTAFCVLALILSLLVFIGEACRDAFDPRT; from the coding sequence ATGTTGACCTTGTCTCCCTTGGGCCGTCGCCGCTGGGCGCGTTTCAAGACCCATCGCCGTGGCTGGTGGTCGCTGTGGCTGTTTCTCGGCGTGTTTGCCCTGAGCCTCGGCGGCGAGCTGGTGGCCAATGACAAACCGCTGCTGGTGTCGTATCAGGGCCAGTGGTTCTTTCCCGCCTTCAAGCGCTACGTCGAGCAGGACTTTGGCGGCGAGTTGCCGTTTCAACCGGATTATCGCAGTGCCCAGGTCAAGCAACTGATCGAAGGGCAGGGCGGCTGGATGCTGTTCCCGCCGATTGCTTTCGGCTTCGACACCGCCAACTTTGACCTGACGCAACCGGCGCCCAGCCCGCCAAGCGGCGAGAACTGGCTGGGTACTGATGACCAGGCTCGGGACGTGCTGGCACGGGTGATTTTCGGCACGCGTATTTCGTTGCTGTTCGCCCTCGCGTTGACGGCGCTCAGTGCCGTGATGGGTATCGCTGCCGGGGCGCTGCAAGGCTATTACGGCGGTTGGATCGACTTGCTCGGGCAGCGTTTGCTGGAGGTCTGGTCGGGGCTGCCGGTGCTGTACCTGCTGATCATTCTGTCGGGCTTTGTCGAGCCCAATTTCTGGTGGTTGCTGGGGATCATGGCGCTGTTTTCCTGGCTCAGCCTGGTGGACGTGGTACGCGCCGAGTTCCTGCGCAGCCGTGGCCTGGAGTACGTCAAGGCCGCCCGAGCGCTGGGCGTCGGCGATGGCCAGGTGATGTGGCGGCATATTCTGCCCAACGCCATGAGCGCGACGCTGACCTACTTGCCGTTCATCCTCACCGGGGCGATTGCCACCTTGTCGGCCCTGGATTTCCTTGGCTTTGGCATGCCCGCCGGCAGTGCTTCCCTGGGAGAGTTGATCAGCCAAGGGAAAAACAACCTGCAAGCGCCCTGGCTGGGGCTGACCGCGTTTTGTGTGCTGGCGTTGATTCTGTCGCTGCTGGTGTTTATCGGCGAAGCCTGCCGTGATGCTTTCGATCCGAGAACTTGA
- a CDS encoding ABC transporter ATP-binding protein: MTENLMELRNLRVAFNGSEVVHGIDLDIRPGECLALVGESGSGKSVTAHSILQLLEPSTSCIRGSIRYAGEELLGASPQRLRQLRGNRIAMIFQEPMNSLNPLHTVERQLGETLAVHKGLAGEAARRRIIELLDLVGIAQGKNRLQAYPHQLSGGQRQRVMIAMALACEPQLLIADEPTTALDVTVQRKILVLLKHLQLRLGMALLIISHDLNLVRSIAQRVAVMRGGVIVEQAACEQLFTAPQHPYSIELLNAEPGGCAVPEGDGETLLTVRDLSVRFALKGSWLRTSYLQAVKRVDFSLQRGKTLGIVGESGSGKSTLGQAILRLLDARGSIEFQGQALERLSGKALRPLRKRMQVVFQDPFGSLSPRLSVEQIIAEGLQVHSDLNAQQREHAVIEVLGEVGLDPATRHRYPHEFSGGQRQRIAIARALVLKPELILLDEPTSALDRTVQRQIVDLLRRLQAQYGLTYLFISHDLAVVRALAHDLIVLKDGQVVEQGAANTVFESPQHPYTQELLTASF; this comes from the coding sequence ATGACCGAGAACCTGATGGAATTGCGCAACCTGCGGGTGGCGTTCAATGGCAGTGAAGTGGTGCATGGCATCGACCTGGATATTCGTCCCGGCGAGTGCCTGGCGTTGGTGGGGGAATCCGGCTCCGGTAAATCGGTGACGGCCCATAGCATTCTGCAATTACTTGAACCGTCCACCAGCTGCATCCGGGGCAGTATTCGCTATGCCGGCGAGGAACTGCTGGGTGCGTCGCCCCAGCGTCTGCGGCAACTGCGGGGCAACCGCATTGCGATGATCTTCCAGGAGCCGATGAACTCCCTCAACCCGCTGCACACGGTCGAGCGGCAACTCGGCGAGACCCTGGCCGTACACAAGGGACTGGCGGGCGAAGCAGCGCGGCGGCGGATTATCGAGCTGCTGGACCTGGTGGGGATTGCCCAGGGCAAAAACCGCTTGCAGGCCTATCCACACCAACTGTCCGGTGGGCAACGCCAGCGAGTGATGATCGCCATGGCCCTGGCCTGTGAACCGCAGTTGCTGATCGCCGACGAGCCCACCACCGCGCTGGATGTGACGGTGCAGCGCAAGATCCTGGTGCTGCTCAAACACCTGCAACTGCGTTTGGGCATGGCGTTGCTGATCATTAGCCATGACCTGAACCTGGTTCGTAGCATCGCTCAACGGGTGGCGGTGATGCGGGGCGGGGTGATTGTGGAGCAAGCGGCTTGTGAGCAATTGTTCACTGCACCGCAACATCCTTACAGCATCGAGTTGCTTAACGCCGAGCCGGGGGGCTGCGCGGTACCCGAGGGTGACGGCGAGACCTTGCTGACGGTCAGGGACTTGAGCGTACGCTTTGCCCTCAAGGGCAGTTGGTTGCGCACCTCGTATCTGCAGGCGGTAAAACGTGTGGATTTCAGCCTGCAACGGGGCAAGACCTTGGGCATTGTCGGCGAGTCGGGCTCCGGCAAATCGACCCTTGGCCAGGCGATCCTGCGGTTGCTGGATGCCCGGGGCAGCATCGAGTTTCAGGGGCAGGCGCTGGAACGACTGAGTGGCAAGGCGTTGCGACCGCTGCGCAAGCGCATGCAGGTGGTGTTCCAGGATCCGTTCGGCAGCCTCAGCCCACGCTTGAGTGTGGAGCAGATCATCGCCGAAGGCTTGCAGGTGCACAGCGATTTGAATGCGCAACAGCGTGAGCACGCCGTGATCGAAGTGCTGGGAGAGGTGGGCCTTGATCCAGCGACCCGACATCGCTACCCCCACGAGTTTTCCGGCGGGCAGCGCCAACGTATTGCCATCGCCAGGGCGCTGGTGCTCAAACCGGAACTGATCCTGCTGGATGAGCCCACCTCGGCCTTGGACCGCACCGTGCAGCGGCAGATCGTCGACTTGTTGCGTCGCTTGCAGGCGCAATACGGCCTGACGTATCTGTTTATCAGCCACGACCTGGCGGTGGTCCGCGCACTGGCCCATGACTTGATCGTGCTCAAGGATGGCCAGGTGGTGGAGCAGGGGGCTGCGAACACTGTGTTTGAGTCCCCCCAGCATCCGTATACCCAAGAGTTGCTGACGGCTTCTTTCTAA
- the rbsK gene encoding ribokinase — protein sequence MSKIAVIGSNMVDLITYIDRMPAQGETLEAPGFALGCGGKGANQAVAAAKLGADVLMLSKVGDDMFADNTLANFQRFGIDTRYVQRVPGVSSGVAPIFVQADSHNSILIVKGANAHLLPADIDAAAADLRDCSLIVLQLEINLATVYYAIEFGRQHGIPVLLNPAPALAGLSAEHLAQLDFLVPNESELALITGQNVDSPDSARAAARTLVASGIRHVIVTLGQEGALYVGEEGEFQVNGLRVAARDTTGAGDAFIGCFIQHWNHDGDIRRAMEQAVAYSACSVTALGTQTSYPDRKAFARFQQQR from the coding sequence ATGAGCAAGATCGCAGTCATCGGCAGCAATATGGTGGATCTGATCACCTACATTGACCGCATGCCAGCCCAGGGCGAGACCCTGGAGGCACCGGGGTTTGCCCTCGGTTGTGGCGGCAAGGGCGCCAACCAGGCAGTGGCCGCCGCCAAGTTGGGGGCCGATGTGCTGATGCTCAGCAAAGTCGGCGATGACATGTTTGCCGACAACACCTTGGCCAATTTCCAGCGGTTTGGCATCGATACCCGCTATGTGCAGCGGGTACCGGGTGTCTCCAGCGGCGTGGCGCCGATCTTCGTCCAGGCCGATTCCCACAACAGTATTCTGATCGTCAAAGGCGCCAACGCCCATTTGCTGCCGGCGGATATCGACGCGGCGGCCGCCGACCTGCGCGATTGCTCGCTGATTGTGCTGCAGTTGGAAATCAACCTGGCTACGGTCTACTACGCCATCGAGTTTGGCCGACAGCACGGCATTCCCGTCCTGCTCAATCCGGCACCGGCGTTGGCGGGCTTGAGTGCCGAACATTTGGCACAGCTGGATTTCCTGGTGCCCAACGAGTCGGAACTGGCGCTGATTACCGGGCAGAACGTCGACTCGCCAGACTCGGCCCGCGCGGCGGCCCGAACCTTGGTGGCCAGCGGTATTCGCCACGTCATTGTCACCCTCGGCCAGGAAGGCGCGCTGTACGTAGGGGAGGAGGGTGAGTTCCAGGTCAATGGCCTACGCGTTGCGGCCCGGGATACCACAGGCGCCGGGGATGCCTTCATCGGTTGCTTTATCCAGCACTGGAACCACGACGGTGATATTCGCCGGGCAATGGAGCAGGCCGTGGCCTATTCCGCCTGTTCGGTCACGGCCCTTGGCACCCAGACGTCCTACCCCGATCGCAAGGCCTTCGCGCGCTTCCAGCAACAGCGGTAA
- the fucP gene encoding L-fucose:H+ symporter permease: MNKPALQQTPDGFYLNRTPWFAFILLCSIFALWAAAASMNDVLIAHFKKAFLLSDFQTAFVQSAFYLGYFFVAIPAAMVVRRFSYKSTILIGLLLYMLGCLLFFPAASTAKYGMFLLALFVIAAGLSFLETACNTYSTLMGPRETGTRRLNISQTFHPFGAMAGVYVGSFVMFKDTDATTDQLKQMSVSDAAIQQLQMIQSTLLPYKWMIAVLVLMFILIAFTRFPACKGNQKPDGKRSSVRQSLGRLWRNPRFTFGVLAQFLYVGAQVGVWSFTIRLAMQMGGMNERSASWFLLTTFAAYFVGKMIANLLMRRLHPAKVLAIYGVLCIVLLAYTILVPNISAVYAAVGVSIFLGPCWPTIYGLTIDGLGEDTGVGGSLLVMSIVGGGVIPIFQGLLSDASGGNMQLAYSVPLLCFIVIVMYALKCLRQSDKLPAGAAAVAS, translated from the coding sequence ATGAACAAACCTGCGCTGCAACAGACACCCGATGGTTTTTACCTGAACCGCACGCCCTGGTTCGCTTTTATCCTGTTGTGCAGCATTTTTGCGTTGTGGGCGGCGGCGGCGAGCATGAACGACGTGCTGATTGCTCACTTCAAGAAGGCCTTCCTGCTCAGCGATTTCCAGACGGCATTCGTGCAGTCGGCGTTCTACCTGGGCTACTTTTTCGTGGCGATTCCGGCGGCAATGGTGGTGCGGAGGTTCAGCTATAAAAGCACCATCCTGATCGGCTTGTTGTTGTACATGCTGGGTTGCCTGTTGTTCTTCCCGGCGGCGTCGACGGCCAAGTACGGCATGTTCCTGCTGGCGCTGTTTGTGATCGCTGCCGGCCTGTCGTTCCTGGAAACCGCCTGCAATACCTATTCGACCTTAATGGGCCCACGGGAAACCGGGACTCGGCGCTTGAACATCTCCCAAACCTTTCACCCGTTTGGTGCCATGGCCGGTGTGTACGTCGGCAGCTTTGTGATGTTCAAGGACACCGACGCCACCACCGATCAACTCAAGCAGATGAGTGTTTCGGATGCAGCAATCCAACAACTGCAAATGATCCAGTCCACGCTGTTGCCGTACAAATGGATGATTGCGGTGCTGGTGCTGATGTTCATCCTGATTGCCTTCACCCGTTTCCCCGCTTGCAAAGGCAACCAGAAACCCGATGGCAAGCGTAGCAGCGTGCGCCAGAGTCTTGGCCGGTTGTGGCGTAACCCGCGTTTCACTTTTGGCGTGTTGGCGCAGTTTCTCTACGTCGGTGCCCAAGTGGGCGTGTGGAGCTTCACTATTCGCCTGGCGATGCAAATGGGCGGCATGAACGAGCGCAGTGCCTCGTGGTTCCTGTTGACTACGTTTGCCGCGTACTTCGTCGGCAAGATGATTGCCAACCTGCTGATGCGCCGGCTGCATCCGGCCAAGGTCCTGGCGATCTACGGCGTGCTGTGCATTGTGCTGCTGGCTTATACGATCCTGGTGCCGAACATCTCGGCGGTGTATGCGGCGGTGGGCGTGAGCATTTTCCTCGGCCCGTGCTGGCCGACTATCTATGGCCTGACCATCGACGGTTTGGGTGAAGACACCGGTGTCGGCGGTTCGCTGCTGGTGATGAGCATTGTCGGCGGCGGAGTGATCCCGATCTTCCAGGGCCTGCTGTCGGATGCCAGCGGCGGCAATATGCAACTGGCTTACAGCGTACCGTTGCTGTGCTTTATCGTGATTGTGATGTATGCCCTCAAGTGCCTGCGCCAGTCGGACAAACTGCCGGCAGGTGCCGCGGCGGTGGCCTCATGA
- a CDS encoding aldose 1-epimerase family protein, with the protein MSTRIPLYRALFGEQEKTLLQSADFKVSAWAYPSGVLALSLENSRGRLVVLPYQGQMIWSAVFDGCDLTMTNLFDQPRPSPTVIGTYGCFMFHSGLLRNGCPAPTDDHALHGEMPCAPMDTAWLEIDDGWLRLGGEYEYAQGFGDRYRARPSVTLRAGSALFDISMDVTNLAGKPMELMYMAHMNYAYVDGGRFVEPLGMERLRLRSSVPDHVKPTPDWSAYMVQLAEHPQQLAQLDQSGLYDPEIVFFFDGVGTDALGQAHFLLDHPGGAAFYTRYRPEQFEHAARWVLHNPDQQVAAFVLPSTCEPEGYNAEKAKGNVRSLAPGASAAFSVTTGYLSAKERHVLLG; encoded by the coding sequence ATGAGTACGCGTATTCCGCTGTATCGAGCGCTGTTTGGCGAGCAGGAAAAGACCTTGCTGCAGTCAGCAGATTTCAAGGTCAGCGCTTGGGCCTATCCGTCCGGCGTCCTGGCCCTGAGCCTGGAAAACAGCCGGGGACGGTTGGTGGTGTTGCCGTATCAGGGGCAGATGATCTGGTCGGCCGTGTTCGATGGCTGTGATCTGACCATGACCAACTTGTTCGACCAGCCTCGGCCGAGCCCCACGGTGATCGGCACGTATGGCTGCTTCATGTTCCACAGTGGCTTGCTGCGCAACGGCTGTCCGGCGCCGACGGATGATCACGCCTTGCATGGTGAGATGCCGTGCGCCCCGATGGACACGGCCTGGCTGGAAATCGACGACGGCTGGCTGCGCCTGGGTGGCGAGTATGAATACGCCCAGGGCTTCGGTGATCGCTACCGGGCTCGCCCCAGCGTCACCTTGCGGGCCGGCTCGGCGCTGTTCGATATCTCCATGGACGTGACCAATCTGGCCGGCAAACCCATGGAGCTGATGTACATGGCCCATATGAACTACGCCTACGTCGACGGCGGGCGGTTCGTCGAACCACTAGGCATGGAGCGCCTGCGCTTGCGCAGCAGCGTGCCGGATCACGTCAAGCCGACGCCGGACTGGAGCGCCTATATGGTGCAATTGGCCGAGCATCCGCAGCAGTTGGCGCAACTGGATCAGTCTGGGCTGTATGACCCAGAGATTGTGTTTTTCTTCGATGGTGTGGGCACCGATGCCCTGGGACAGGCGCATTTTCTGCTGGATCATCCCGGCGGCGCCGCGTTCTACACGCGCTATCGACCTGAACAGTTCGAACATGCGGCGCGCTGGGTTCTGCATAACCCGGATCAACAAGTGGCGGCGTTTGTCCTGCCGTCTACCTGTGAACCGGAGGGTTACAACGCCGAGAAAGCCAAGGGCAATGTGCGTTCCCTGGCGCCCGGGGCCAGTGCTGCTTTCAGCGTGACCACCGGCTACCTGAGCGCCAAAGAGCGGCACGTACTGCTGGGTTAA
- the deoR gene encoding DNA-binding transcriptional repressor DeoR, producing the protein MDSKKAERLKLIQQALQDQDAIHLREMAALLDVSEMTLRRDLNHFSDHLRLLGGYITRVGSDAGDYRVADQDTRHVEEKRRIGKLAARLIQPGDTVFFDCGTTTPFVIDFLPDELEFTAVCSSLNVLLKLYNKPNCHIVMCGGTFHRQNQVFDSTAESSILDNVRLTWAFVSAAGVSQEFGVTCFNFNEVQVKQKVLRQAQQRVLLADFSKFDTVRTAHFATLEDFQYVVSDKKIPRNYKDAIEASGAQLLI; encoded by the coding sequence GTGGACAGTAAAAAAGCCGAGCGACTCAAGCTTATCCAGCAAGCCCTGCAGGACCAGGACGCCATCCACCTGCGGGAAATGGCGGCCCTGCTGGATGTTTCCGAGATGACCCTGCGCCGCGACCTGAACCACTTCAGCGATCATCTGCGGTTGTTGGGCGGCTATATCACTCGGGTTGGCAGTGATGCCGGTGACTACCGCGTGGCCGACCAGGACACCCGTCATGTCGAGGAAAAACGCCGTATCGGCAAACTGGCCGCCCGGCTGATCCAGCCCGGTGACACGGTGTTTTTCGACTGCGGCACCACCACGCCCTTTGTCATTGATTTCCTGCCTGATGAGCTGGAGTTCACTGCGGTGTGCAGCTCGCTGAACGTGCTGCTCAAGCTGTACAACAAACCCAATTGCCACATCGTCATGTGTGGCGGCACCTTTCATCGCCAGAACCAAGTGTTCGATAGCACCGCCGAAAGCAGCATCCTCGACAATGTACGGCTGACCTGGGCCTTTGTTTCCGCCGCAGGAGTCAGCCAGGAATTCGGCGTGACCTGTTTTAACTTCAACGAAGTGCAGGTCAAGCAAAAGGTCCTGCGCCAGGCCCAGCAGCGGGTGTTGCTGGCCGACTTCAGCAAGTTCGACACCGTGCGCACGGCTCACTTCGCCACGCTGGAAGACTTCCAGTACGTGGTCAGCGACAAGAAAATCCCCCGTAACTATAAAGATGCCATCGAAGCCAGCGGCGCGCAGTTACTGATTTAA
- the deoC gene encoding deoxyribose-phosphate aldolase — protein sequence MKNLQPAALASYIDHTLLAPDASRQQIRTLCEEAQEHGFYSVCLNSAQVPYAASCLSGDAVVICAVVGFPLGAGLSDTKAFEAQRAIASGAGEIDMVLNIGWLKEGLLDLVRDDIAQVHQACGAVPLKVILETCLLTDEQKIQACEICRELGVAFVKTSTGFSRSGATVEDVALMRKVVGEGVGVKASGGVRDYPTAVAMIEAGATRLGSSSGVAIVAGNAAAGSGY from the coding sequence ATGAAGAATCTTCAACCTGCAGCATTGGCCAGCTACATCGATCACACCTTGTTGGCGCCAGATGCCTCCCGGCAGCAGATTCGCACGTTGTGTGAAGAGGCCCAGGAACATGGGTTTTATTCGGTGTGCCTGAACTCGGCGCAGGTGCCTTATGCCGCTTCATGCTTGAGCGGTGATGCGGTGGTGATTTGCGCGGTAGTTGGCTTTCCACTGGGCGCCGGCTTGAGCGACACCAAGGCCTTTGAAGCCCAACGCGCGATAGCCTCCGGGGCAGGGGAGATCGACATGGTGCTCAATATTGGCTGGTTGAAAGAAGGTTTGCTGGACCTGGTACGTGACGATATTGCCCAGGTGCATCAGGCGTGTGGCGCGGTGCCCTTGAAGGTGATTCTGGAAACCTGCCTGCTTACCGATGAGCAGAAGATCCAGGCCTGTGAAATCTGCCGGGAATTGGGGGTGGCGTTCGTCAAGACCTCTACCGGATTCAGCCGCAGCGGTGCGACGGTTGAGGATGTGGCGTTGATGCGCAAAGTCGTGGGCGAGGGGGTTGGGGTCAAGGCATCGGGTGGGGTGCGGGATTATCCGACGGCGGTGGCAATGATCGAGGCCGGTGCTACGCGGCTGGGTAGCAGTTCGGGGGTTGCGATTGTGGCGGGGAATGCTGCGGCGGGCAGCGGGTACTGA
- a CDS encoding paraquat-inducible protein A, translated as MNKPDWIICEHCDSVYQPTPLVRGQKSFCLRCGAVLDRGGQLSTQQLLALSICAAIVFCFANAFPVMSISLQGLGNEATLWQSVEALAQGRISVIAAVAGLTIILAPMLQIILLCWVLSFAVAGVAAPGFKACMRALEHLRPWSMLEVCLLGILVAIIKLGGMLDVHPGLGLWALAMLTVLIIIISGKGIRRLWHDLEGVIP; from the coding sequence ATGAATAAACCTGACTGGATCATCTGCGAGCACTGCGACTCCGTCTACCAGCCCACGCCGCTGGTGCGTGGGCAAAAGTCTTTTTGCCTGCGTTGTGGTGCTGTCCTCGATCGCGGCGGGCAGTTGAGCACCCAACAACTGCTGGCGCTTTCCATTTGCGCCGCGATTGTCTTCTGTTTCGCCAACGCGTTCCCGGTGATGTCCATCAGCCTGCAAGGCCTGGGCAATGAGGCCACGTTGTGGCAGTCGGTGGAAGCGCTTGCCCAGGGGCGTATCAGTGTCATCGCCGCCGTGGCTGGCCTGACCATCATCCTGGCGCCGATGCTGCAAATCATCCTGTTGTGTTGGGTACTGAGCTTTGCGGTGGCGGGCGTCGCCGCACCCGGCTTCAAGGCCTGCATGCGCGCGTTGGAGCATCTGCGGCCCTGGAGCATGCTGGAGGTCTGCCTATTGGGCATCCTGGTGGCGATCATCAAGCTGGGAGGGATGCTCGATGTGCACCCTGGCCTGGGCCTGTGGGCACTGGCGATGCTGACGGTGCTGATCATCATCATTTCCGGCAAAGGCATTCGCCGCCTCTGGCACGACCTTGAAGGGGTCATCCCGTGA
- a CDS encoding paraquat-inducible protein A → MSLPPYARDLQLTLCHTCGQACAEDVHNCPRCNSAVHRRKPESLARTWALLLASLIFYIPANLLPVMYTDMFGSGSENTIMSGVVEFWESGSWDIALLIFIASIAVPCLKFLVLGTLLVTCQMRSRWAMRERSKLYRLIEVIGYWSMLDVLVVALIAALVQFRSLSSIEPRLGILFFGLVVVLTMLAAMSFDPRLIWDAEVEDA, encoded by the coding sequence GTGAGCCTGCCGCCTTATGCCCGCGACCTCCAGCTGACGCTGTGCCATACCTGCGGCCAGGCCTGTGCCGAGGACGTCCACAACTGCCCACGCTGCAACTCAGCGGTGCACCGGCGCAAGCCGGAAAGCCTGGCGCGTACCTGGGCGTTGCTGCTGGCCAGCCTGATTTTCTATATCCCCGCTAATCTGCTACCTGTGATGTATACCGACATGTTCGGCAGTGGCAGTGAAAACACCATCATGAGTGGGGTGGTCGAGTTTTGGGAAAGCGGCTCCTGGGATATCGCCCTGTTGATTTTTATCGCCAGCATCGCGGTGCCGTGCCTGAAGTTTCTGGTGCTGGGCACGTTGCTGGTGACGTGCCAGATGCGCAGCCGGTGGGCCATGCGCGAGCGCTCCAAGCTTTACCGTCTGATCGAGGTGATCGGCTACTGGTCGATGCTGGATGTACTGGTGGTAGCACTGATCGCCGCCCTGGTGCAGTTCCGTTCGCTGAGCAGTATCGAGCCGCGCCTGGGTATCCTGTTTTTTGGTTTGGTTGTGGTACTGACGATGTTGGCTGCCATGAGTTTTGATCCCCGGCTTATCTGGGATGCAGAGGTTGAAGATGCCTGA
- a CDS encoding intermembrane transport protein PqiB yields the protein MPDHPRSTPTPSNPEVRSRRFNVSLVWLVPIVAALIGLSMVVHKAMSVGPQIVVTFLTAEGLEANKTQVKYKNVVIGKVTSIALSDDRAHIDATIELDQSAAAFTKRDTRFWVVRPRIGAGGVSGVDTLLSGAFIGADPGEAKDTEDNFVGLENPPAITYGQKGKRFTLHTADLGSLDIGSAVYYRRIQVGQVVSYQLAADGKGVDVDIFVNAPNDQYVRKDSRFWNASGVDVSLGANGLKVNTQSVASILAGGVAFIEPNYSVDKSLADERAEFTLFDDLETALARPDGQGRYVQMRFDQSLRGLTVNSAVEFLGVNVGRVVSVDLDYDAKAETFPTVIGAVIYPNRLGKAHDKLALMGDDDEAKGVHLMEQMVKHGLRAQARSANLLTGQLYISMNFVPNAKPVTFDSTARPMLIPTVPGSLDKAQEQLQAFVDKLSKIPIDQIADNLNGSLGQLNKTLANVNGQVLPEMRDTLVQTRKTLATANDSFAEDSPQRQQLGQAMDEVQRTARSVRVLTDFLGRHPEALIRGRLKDGKPDAYQPTPSTSREIEQE from the coding sequence ATGCCTGATCACCCACGTTCCACCCCCACACCTTCGAACCCCGAGGTCCGGAGCCGACGCTTCAACGTTTCGCTGGTCTGGCTGGTGCCGATCGTGGCAGCCCTGATCGGCCTGTCGATGGTGGTGCACAAGGCCATGTCGGTGGGTCCGCAGATCGTCGTCACCTTCCTTACCGCCGAAGGACTTGAGGCGAACAAAACTCAGGTCAAGTACAAGAACGTGGTGATCGGCAAGGTCACCTCGATCGCCTTGAGCGACGACCGTGCCCATATCGACGCGACTATCGAACTCGATCAGTCAGCCGCGGCGTTCACTAAGCGCGACACGCGTTTCTGGGTGGTGCGCCCACGCATCGGTGCCGGCGGCGTATCGGGGGTCGATACGCTATTGTCAGGCGCGTTCATCGGCGCAGATCCAGGTGAGGCAAAGGACACCGAAGACAACTTCGTTGGCCTGGAGAATCCTCCGGCTATTACCTATGGGCAGAAGGGCAAACGCTTCACCCTGCACACCGCTGACCTGGGCTCGCTCGACATCGGCTCTGCGGTCTACTACCGGCGCATTCAGGTCGGGCAGGTGGTGTCCTATCAGTTAGCCGCCGACGGCAAGGGCGTGGACGTCGACATCTTCGTCAATGCCCCCAACGATCAGTATGTGCGCAAGGACAGCCGGTTCTGGAACGCCAGCGGTGTGGACGTCAGCCTCGGCGCCAACGGCTTGAAGGTGAACACCCAGTCGGTGGCTTCCATCCTGGCGGGTGGCGTTGCCTTTATCGAGCCTAACTACAGCGTCGACAAATCCCTGGCCGATGAGCGCGCGGAGTTCACCCTGTTCGATGACTTGGAAACCGCATTGGCGCGGCCTGACGGCCAGGGCCGTTATGTGCAGATGCGCTTCGACCAGTCTCTGCGCGGTCTTACCGTGAACTCGGCAGTCGAATTCCTAGGTGTAAACGTTGGCCGCGTGGTCTCGGTGGACCTGGATTACGACGCCAAGGCTGAGACCTTTCCCACGGTAATCGGGGCCGTCATCTATCCCAACCGCCTGGGTAAGGCACACGACAAGCTGGCCCTGATGGGCGATGACGATGAAGCCAAAGGTGTGCACCTGATGGAGCAGATGGTCAAGCACGGCCTACGCGCTCAGGCCCGCAGTGCGAACCTGCTGACGGGGCAGTTGTACATTTCGATGAACTTTGTGCCCAACGCCAAGCCAGTCACCTTCGACTCGACCGCACGGCCCATGCTCATTCCCACGGTGCCCGGCAGCCTGGACAAGGCGCAGGAGCAGTTGCAGGCCTTCGTCGACAAGCTCAGCAAGATCCCGATCGACCAGATTGCCGACAACCTCAACGGCAGCCTCGGCCAACTGAACAAGACCTTGGCGAACGTCAACGGCCAGGTGCTGCCAGAGATGCGTGACACCCTGGTGCAAACGCGCAAGACCCTGGCCACGGCCAACGACAGCTTTGCCGAAGATTCGCCACAGCGCCAACAGTTGGGCCAGGCCATGGATGAAGTGCAGCGCACGGCACGCTCGGTGCGCGTGCTCACCGACTTCCTCGGACGCCACCCGGAAGCTTTGATTCGTGGCCGTCTCAAGGACGGTAAGCCGGACGCCTACCAGCCGACGCCTTCAACCTCTCGTGAAATTGAACAGGAATGA